From the Bacteroidia bacterium genome, one window contains:
- a CDS encoding leucine-rich repeat domain-containing protein, with the protein MMRMYLFVLAMVCTCCIFGCSEGHTSTPIVPLKLYESLDEALKEPSQVKKLSLKDIGDSLSPEIGKLVNLESLLIEHSSVKYLPDSFVNLVRLNALYIRDCGFESIPKQLFGLKNLRSLSITMCNIESIPPELASLQNLWVFSLRANRLKEFPRGRVQTRGLSTLSLESNLLTTFDYTKEDFPVLTYLSLSFNPLPDSLKKRLRQEFSYVTVLGL; encoded by the coding sequence ATGATGAGAATGTACTTGTTTGTGCTTGCCATGGTATGTACCTGCTGCATATTTGGCTGCAGTGAAGGCCATACCTCCACGCCCATCGTGCCTCTGAAATTATACGAATCACTTGATGAAGCACTAAAGGAACCGTCCCAGGTTAAGAAACTCAGTCTGAAAGACATCGGCGACAGTCTTTCCCCGGAGATAGGAAAACTTGTGAACCTGGAGTCTCTATTGATCGAACATAGCAGTGTCAAATACCTGCCGGACAGCTTCGTGAATCTCGTCCGATTGAATGCCTTGTATATCCGCGATTGCGGGTTCGAAAGTATTCCAAAGCAATTATTCGGACTTAAGAATCTACGTTCACTAAGCATTACCATGTGCAATATTGAAAGTATTCCTCCTGAATTAGCTTCGCTGCAAAATCTTTGGGTGTTCTCTTTGCGGGCGAACAGATTGAAGGAGTTCCCGAGAGGTCGCGTACAGACGCGGGGCCTCAGTACGCTTTCTCTTGAATCGAACCTGCTTACTACGTTCGATTATACAAAAGAAGATTTTCCGGTGCTGACGTATCTTTCGTTGTCGTTCAACCCGCTTCCGGATTCGCTCAAGAAACGGCTCCGGCAGGAGTTTTCGTATGTGACCGTCCTGGGATTGTAG
- a CDS encoding RNA-binding transcriptional accessory protein has protein sequence MLDITATLIAEFSLQPWQVQNTLALQAEGATVPFIARYRKERTGELNEIQLRDLFERFAYLTELEERKVAILQSIEEQGKLTDELRMRIEACMQKTELEDLYLPFKPRKRTRATIAREKGLEPLADLITGWNSPETHDADLLEAARAFINEELGVATAEEALAGASDILAEQVAENADLRAWVRKHFTETGMFRSKIKPEFPEGSTKYEMYRDYTANVRDIAPHNMLAMRRGETEGVLSFDLLYEETPVLTHIEQKTMFSGAESVRSFWRPMCKDAFDRLMKHTLIGEVRYEKKNEADLASIRTFGDNLRELLLASPAGMTPTLGIDPGFRTGCKVVAIDRTGKFLEYRTLFPHTGAGGRAEAAKHLLDMLHRHSIELIAIGNGTAGRETDAFVTEALAGTDIRPAKVMVNESGASIYSASEVAIEEFPDLDLTVRGAISIGRRLQDPLAELVKIDPKSIGVGQYQHDVDQRLLKKKLDETVESCVNYVGVDLNLASKELLSYVSGLTPSLARNIIQYRNENGAFRSRKELLKVPRFGPKAFEQCAGFLRIRAGENPLDNTGVHPESYHVVETIAGDLQLSADRIAEISARVKELDIRRYVTDSIGEPTLRDILRELEKPGRDPRESFSYAKFRDGINEITDLTPGMELEGVVTNVANFGAFVDIGVHQDGLVHISQLADRFVDDPRKVVKVGQIVHVRVVEVNVQLKRIALSMKKEAGASRPQQKKAEPSYSLDDLKAKFGSR, from the coding sequence ATGCTCGACATCACCGCAACTCTTATAGCCGAATTTTCGCTTCAACCCTGGCAGGTGCAGAACACGCTTGCTCTGCAGGCCGAAGGCGCCACCGTGCCGTTTATCGCACGCTACCGCAAGGAAAGAACGGGAGAGCTGAACGAAATCCAGCTTCGCGATCTGTTTGAACGCTTCGCCTACCTCACGGAACTGGAAGAGCGCAAAGTCGCCATACTGCAATCCATCGAGGAGCAGGGCAAGCTCACCGACGAACTCCGCATGCGCATCGAGGCCTGCATGCAGAAGACGGAGCTTGAGGATCTGTATCTGCCGTTCAAACCCCGCAAGCGCACACGCGCCACCATCGCGCGCGAGAAGGGCCTCGAACCCCTCGCCGACCTTATCACCGGCTGGAACTCCCCCGAAACGCACGACGCGGATCTGCTGGAAGCCGCCCGCGCCTTCATCAACGAGGAATTGGGCGTCGCGACAGCCGAGGAAGCCCTCGCGGGCGCATCTGACATCCTCGCTGAGCAGGTAGCAGAGAATGCCGACCTGCGTGCCTGGGTGCGTAAGCATTTCACCGAAACGGGGATGTTTCGATCGAAAATCAAGCCCGAATTTCCGGAAGGCAGCACCAAGTACGAAATGTACCGCGACTACACGGCCAACGTCCGCGACATTGCCCCGCACAACATGCTCGCCATGCGCCGCGGCGAGACCGAGGGCGTGCTGTCCTTCGATCTGCTGTACGAAGAAACACCTGTGCTCACGCATATCGAGCAGAAGACGATGTTCAGCGGCGCCGAGAGCGTGCGCAGCTTCTGGCGCCCGATGTGCAAGGACGCCTTCGACCGCCTGATGAAGCACACCCTCATCGGCGAAGTGCGCTACGAAAAGAAAAATGAAGCCGATCTCGCATCCATCCGCACCTTCGGCGACAATCTCCGTGAGTTGCTCCTCGCCTCTCCCGCGGGTATGACCCCGACGCTGGGCATCGATCCGGGCTTCCGTACGGGCTGCAAGGTGGTGGCCATCGACAGGACGGGCAAGTTTCTGGAATACCGGACACTATTCCCTCATACCGGGGCGGGCGGACGCGCCGAAGCGGCGAAACACCTGCTCGACATGCTGCACCGGCATTCCATCGAACTCATCGCCATCGGAAACGGTACCGCAGGGCGTGAAACCGATGCTTTCGTGACGGAAGCGCTTGCGGGCACGGATATCCGGCCCGCGAAAGTTATGGTCAACGAATCCGGCGCATCGATTTACTCCGCCAGTGAGGTGGCCATCGAGGAATTTCCCGATCTTGACCTAACCGTCCGCGGCGCCATTTCCATCGGCCGCCGATTGCAGGATCCACTCGCCGAACTTGTGAAAATCGATCCCAAATCCATCGGTGTCGGACAGTATCAGCACGATGTGGATCAGCGGCTGCTGAAGAAGAAGCTCGACGAGACGGTAGAAAGCTGCGTGAATTACGTGGGCGTGGATCTGAACCTCGCATCGAAGGAACTCCTCAGCTATGTGTCCGGACTCACACCGTCGCTAGCGCGTAACATCATACAGTACCGCAACGAGAACGGAGCGTTTCGCAGCAGGAAGGAGTTGCTCAAGGTACCGCGCTTCGGACCCAAGGCCTTCGAACAATGCGCCGGCTTTCTCCGCATCCGCGCGGGTGAGAATCCCCTCGACAATACCGGCGTCCATCCCGAAAGCTATCATGTGGTGGAGACCATCGCCGGCGACTTGCAGCTCTCCGCCGATCGCATCGCCGAAATCTCGGCGCGCGTGAAGGAACTCGACATCCGTCGCTACGTCACGGATTCCATCGGCGAACCGACGCTGCGCGACATCCTGCGCGAACTCGAGAAGCCCGGACGCGATCCCCGTGAGAGTTTCAGCTACGCGAAATTCCGCGACGGCATAAACGAAATCACGGATCTCACGCCTGGCATGGAGCTCGAAGGTGTGGTAACCAACGTCGCCAACTTCGGCGCCTTCGTCGACATCGGCGTGCATCAGGACGGTCTCGTGCACATTTCCCAGCTTGCCGATCGCTTCGTGGACGATCCGCGCAAAGTCGTGAAAGTAGGGCAGATCGTTCACGTGCGCGTCGTTGAGGTCAATGTTCAGCTCAAACGGATTGCGTTGAGCATGAAGA